TTATTAATTTGTCCATCACTTATCTTTATTGTTTCAATCATTGGAACCCGTAGAACGAGAACGTATTACGTAATGCCAATTGTAACGTTTGCGATTTTTCTTATAGTAGGTGTTATCACCTTTACTCCAAAATTTTTCTTTTGGGTCGGCATGTATAGTATATTCTCATTTATTATTTCTTATATGACTCTATTATTTGTGAAAGGGTATGAAGTTGCAGGAGGCAATAACTAATTATTAGTAAGAAGATTTTAGTATGATTTTCTTTACTATTGATGGCACTTTACTTGATTATGATGCTGCTGAAAAAAATGGTATAAAAAACGACCGCGTTTCCCCCCGCGGTCGTCTTTTTTCGTGTTACGCTGTGATCCAAGCCTCATCAGCTGGATTTTTACGCCACTCTTGTAATTTTTTCGTTTCAGCTTGTCCGATCATACCTTTTTCTGCTGCTACTTCTGTTAATGCGCTGTAGTCGCTTAAAGAATATGATACTACGTTTGCTGCTTCTAGTTTTTCTTTTCCTGCTTCAAGCTCGTATGTGAAGATTGATACGATTCCTAATACTTCACAACCAGCTTCACGAAGTGCTTCTACACATGTAATTGCACTACCGCCAGTTGAAATTAAATCTTCAACTACTACTACTTTTTGACCTTTTTCAGCTTTTCCTTCGATTTGGTTCCCTTTACCGTGACCTTTTGCTTTACTACGTACGTAGCACATTGGTAAATCCATACGATCGCTTACCCATGCAGCGTGCGCAATACCGGCAGTTGCTGTTCCTGCAATAACTTCTACAGTTGGGAAGTGCTCTTTAATTAACTCTTCTAATCCAGCTGCGATTGCTTGACGTACTTTTGGATAAGATAAAGTTAAACGATTATCACAATAAATTGGTGATTTCATACCAGAAGACCAAGTGAATGGATCATTCGGTTGTAAAAATACTGCTCCAATTTCTAATAAATGCGATGCGATTTCTTTTTTCATACTGTTACACCTTCCCACTGTTGTTTTACTGTTTTATACGCTTCAAGCGGATTTTCAGCTTTTGTAATACTACGTCCAACTACGATGTAGCTTGATCCAAGTTCCCTCGCACGTTTCGGTGTTGCTACGCGCACTTGGTCATTTACATCATCTGTTGCAAGACGAATCCCCGGTGTTACTGTTACAAATGCATCCCCGCATACTTCGCGTAATTTTGGTACTTCTAGCGTTGAACATACAACGCCATCAAGTCCACTTTCTTTCGTTAATTTTGCATAATGAGCAACCGCTTCTTCTAACGTTTTCTCAATACCAATCTCTTTTTTCATCATAGCTTCCGAAGTGCTTGTTAATTGTGTAACTGCAATGCAAATTGGTCTCTCTTTTCCTTCTTGCTTCCCTTCCTCTAATCCCTCAAGCGCAGCTTTCATCATACTGCTTCCCCCAGCAGCATGAACATTTACCATATCAACATCTAGACTAGCTAGGCTACGCATAGCGCTTTTTACTGTATTCGGAATATCATGAAGTTTTAAATCTAGAAAGATTTTATGTCCTTTTTCTTTTAAGTACGTAATAATTGCAGGGCCCTCTTTGTAAAATAACTCCATACCAACTTTGACAAATAACTCTTCCCCTTCAAAGTGGTGTAAAAATTGTTCTACTTCTTGTTTCCCTGGAAAATCTAGTGCAACAATTAACGACTGTGACATGTTTGCTTCCAGCTCCTTCCTTGACATTCCGAAATGTGATCAAATCCTAATTCATCTAATAATGCTGGTAACTCTTCAATAATTGTCGGACATACGAACGGATCAATGAAGTTCGCTGTACCAACTGCAACTGCGCTTGCGCCAGCGTATAAGAATTCAATTACATCTTCCGCTGTTTCAATACCACCCATTCCGATAATTGGAATGTTAACCGCTTGGCTTACTTCATGTACCATACGAATTGCTACTGGTTTAATCGCAGGACCTGATAATCCGCCTGTACGGTTTGCTAAAATCGGTTTAGCTGTTTTTAAATCTAGACGCATACCAAGCAATGTATTAATCATCGTTAAACCATCTGCACCTGCATTTTCAATCGCTTTTGCAATTTCCACAATGTTTGCCACATTCGGTGACAACTTCACATATACAGGCACTTCAGAAACCTCTTTTACTCGCTTCGTTAAATCAGCAGCAATTTCAGGATTCGTACCAAAGGCGATACCACCTGTTTTTACGTTTGGACAAGAAATATTTAATTCTAGTGCATGGACATTAGGCGCTTTAGAAATTTCCTTTGCAACCGCTACGTAATCCTCAGCTTGTGAGCCTGCAACGTTCGCAATAATCGGAAGGTCAAATTGTTCTAACCATGGTAATTCAGAATTCATTACTTTTTCTAAACCTGGATTTTGAAGTCCGATTGCATTTAACATGCCGCCCGGTGTTTCAGCAACACGAGGCGTCGGATTTCCATAGCGTGGTTGTTCTGTCGTCGCTTTAATCATGATTGATCCTAGTACACTTAAATCGTAAAACTGTGCATATTCACGACCAAATCCAAAGCATCCAGATGCCGGTATAATCGGATTTTTTAACGATAATCCTGGTAATTCAACTTGCAATCTGCTCATAGTACAACCTCCCCGATTGGAAATACTGGTCCGTCGCTACACACCTTCTTGTAAGAATGTCCGCTCGGATCTTCTTGTAAGTGGCATACACATGCGAAACAAGCTCCAATCCCACAACCCATACGTTCTTCTAATGAAATATAGGCTTTTTTCTCTTTGTAACGTCCTTCTAATGCACGAAGCATCGCTAACGGGCCACATGAATAAAGAATGTCAAAGTCGATTCCGTAATTATCAATTACATCTGTTACAAATCCCTTTGTACCGTGTGTACCGTCTACTGTTGCAACGTACGTATCACCAAGTTCTGCAAATTTTTCTTCATAGAAAACAACATCTTTCGTTTGAAAACCTAAGATGTGAATAACACGTACACCTTTTGCAACGAGGCGCTGTGATAATTCATAAAGTGGTGGTACACCAATTCCCCCGCCTACTAACAAAGCTGTTTGTCCAGCTTCCGCTTCTTCTACAGGAAAACCGTGTCCTAGTGGTCCTAGTACGTCTACCATCTCACCTTGTTTTCTAGTTGCTAATGTTTTTGTCCCTTGTCCTTCTGCACGATATAGCATTGTAAATTCATTCTTCTCTTGATCGACATTACAAATACTAATCGGGCGGCGCAGAAGGGGCGCAATGCCCTCTGCTACCTTAATGTGTACAAACTGCCCTGGTTCGTTCATTTGCTGTACTAGCGTTCCTTGAAGCACTAATTCGTAAATGTTTTTTGCGATTTCTTTTTGGTTAACGACGATCATATTTTGCTTTTGCATCATGCATGTACCACCTCGTGACGCTTCGTTTGCGTAATTTCTTTCATTGAATGAGCTGAGAATGTCATAGATTCTAATACTCGTAAGATTGCTCTCGTTGTATCAAGTGATGTTAAGCAAGCCACACCATTTTCTACTGATTCACGGCGAATACGGAAACCATCACGCGCTGGTTGTTTTCCTTTTGTTAATGTATTGATTACAAACTGTGCTTTTCCTTGACGGATAATATCAAGTAAGTTGTAGTCTTCAGAATCAATTTTGTTTACAACTTGCACTGGAATATTTTGCTCTGCTAACGATTGTGCTGTTCCAGCTGTTGCTAATAAGTTATAACCGATTTCATGGAAACGTTTTGCAATTTCCATTGCCTCTTCTTTATCTTTATCCGCTACAGTAATGATTACTGATCCGTGCGTCGGAATGTTAATTCCAGAAGCAACTAGCCCTTTGTATAATGCTTTTTCAAGCGTTAAGTCTTTCCCCATTACTTCCCCTGTCGATTTCATTTCAGGTCCTAACGTTGTATCAACTGAGCGTAGTTTCGCAAATGAGAATACTGGTGCTTTTACATACACTTCCTTCTCTTCTGGGTGATAGCCAGTTCCATATCCTTGTTCTACAAGGTTTTGACCTAAAATAACTTTCGTTGCAACATTCGCCATCGGTACGCCTGTAATTTTACTTAAGAATGGTACTGTACGGCTCGCACGTGGATTTACTTCAATTACATACACTTCATCTTTGAATACTACAAACTGGATATTTAGTAATCCAACAATGTTTAAACCTTTTCCAAGTGCAATTGTATGTTCAATAATTTGCTCTTTTAGTTTTTCAGATAAGCTTTGTGGTGGATATACTCCAATTGAATCCCCAGAGTGAACTCCAGCGCGTTCAATATGTTCCATAATACCTGGAATGAATACATTCTCGCCGTCTGAAATTGCATCTACTTCAATTTCTTTACCAACCATGTAACGGTCGATTAATACTGGGTGATCAGCGTGAACTTTAACTGCATTTTTCATGTAGTGCAGCAGTTCTTCTTGACGATATACGATTTCCATCGCACGTCCACCTAGTACGTAAGATGGTCTTACTAATACTGGGTAACCAATTTCTTCAGCGATTGCTACCGCTTGTTCTACAGTCGTTGCTGTTTTACCAACTGGTTGCGGGATACCAAGCTTTGTTAAAGCAGCTTCGAATTTATCACGATCTTCTGCACGGTCTAAATCTTCAAGTGATGTTCCTAAAATTTTCACACCGTGTTCTTCTAATTTCGCAGCTAAGTTAATTGCCGTTTGTCCACCGAACTGAACGATAACACCTTCTGGCTTCTCTAAATCGATGATGTGCATTACATCTTCAATCGTTAATGGTTCAAAGTATAATTTGTCAGAAATACTGAAGTCTGTTGAAACTGTTTCTGGGTTATTGTTAATGATAATTGCTTCATATCCAGCTTCTTTAATTGCCCATACAGAGTGAACTGTTGCATAGTCAAACTCAACACCTTGACCGATACGAATTGGACCAGATCCTAAAACTACTACACTCTTACGATCTGTTACAATTGATTCATTCTCGTCAGCATATGTGCTGTAGTAATATGGTGTTGCAGATTCAAACTCTGCCGCACAAGTATCTACCATTTTGAATACTGGCGTCATATTATTTTCTTTACGCATATCGTAAATTTCGCGCTCAGTTTTGTTCCAAGCAGCTGCAATATAGTGATCGCTGAAGCCCATTTCTTTCGCAGCTCGTAATACTTCCATATTTCCTACATTCGCTTTTACTTCACGTTCCATGTTTACGATGTTTTCAACTTTTTGTAAGAAGAAGAAGTCCATTTCACACCATGCGTTGATTTCTTCTTGTGTTACACCTTGACGAATTGCTTCTGCTACAATAAACAGTCGCTCATCATCTGCTTTAATAATGCGTTTTTTCATTGTTTCTTTATCAAGTTCTTTTAAGTGGTCTAATTCTAAGTGATAAATGCCAAGCTCTAAAGAACGAACCGCTTTTAATAATGATTCTTCTAAGTTACGTCCGATTGACATAACTTCACCAGTTGCTTTCATCTGTGTACCAAGCGTTCTGTTCGCTGATTCAAACTTATCAAATGGCCAACGTGGAATTTTTGAAACAACATAGTCTAATGCTGGCTCAAAGCAAGCATAAGTTTTTTGTGTTACTGGGTTTACGATTTCATCTAATGTTAAACCGACTGCAATTTTCGCTGCTAATTTCGCAATTGGATATCCAGTTGCTTTAGATGCAAGTGCAGATGAACGACTTACACGTGGGTTTACTTCGATTACATAGTATTGGAAGCTATATGGATCAAGTGCAAGCTGAACGTTACATCCACCTTCAATTCCTAATGCACGAATAATTCGTAATGAAGTGTTACGTAACATTTGATACTCACGATCACTTAGCGTTTGGCTCGGTGCTACAACGATAGAATCACCTGTATGAACACCAACTGGATCGATGTTTTCCATGTTACATACTACAATCGCGTTATCATTAGAATCACGCATTACTTCATATTCAATTTCCTTACAGCCAGCAATACTTTTCTCTAATAAACATTGTGTTACTGGACTATGTTTTAAACCACTTGTTACGATTTCAATTAACTCTTCTTCGTTATGGCAAATACCGCCGCCCGTTCCTCCTAATGTGAACGCTGGACGAACGATTACTGGATAACCAATTTCGTTTACAAATCCATATGCTTCATCAAGGTTATGAATAATTTCACTTGGTGGTGTTGGTTCATTTAAATCTTGCATTAATGTACGGAATAAATCACGATCTTCCGCTTGCTCGATTGCTGATAATTTTGTTCCTAAAATTTCAACTCCGCACTCGTCAAGTACGCCTGATTTTGCAAGTTCAACAGCCATGTTTAAACCTGTTTGACCACCTAATGTTGGTAAGATTGCATCTGGGCGTTCTTTACGAATAATACGGCTTACGAATTCTAATGTTAATGGCTCAATGTATACTTTATCTGCTGTGGCAGTATCCGTCATAATTGTTGCTGGGTTCGAGTTAACAAGGATTACTTTGTAACCTTCCTCTTTAAGAGATTGACAAGCTTGCGTACCAGAGTAGTCAAACTCCGCTGCTTGCCCAATTACAATTGGTCCTGATCCGATTACTAAAATTGTGTTAATGTCTAGGCGTTTTGGCATAACTCTTCCCCTTCTTTCTTGAAGTTTTCAATCATTGTTAAGAAATCTTCGAATAAATCATTTGCATCTTCTGGTCCTGCTGAAGCTTCTGGATGGTATTGTACTGTAAATGCTGGGAACTTCTTATGACGAAGACCTTCTACTGTTCCATCATTTAAAGCAACATGTGTAATTTCAAGATCTGTATTTTCAACTGACTCTTCTTCTACTGCGTATCCATGGTTTTGAGAAGTAATTGCTACTTTTCCAGTTGCAAGATTTTTTACTGGATGATTTAAACCACGGTGACCGAATTTCAATTTACTTGTATTCGCACCAGATGCTAGAGCGAATAATTGATGGCCAAGGCAAATCCCAAATAAAGGTACTTTTCCGATGATTTCTTTTAACATTTCAATTGCTTCTGGTACATCTTTTGGATCTCCAGGTCCATTACTTAACATAATTCCATCTGGGCTAAGACGTAAAATTTCTTCTGCTGTTGTATTGTAAGGTACAACAATTACATCGCAATCACGTTTATTTAATTCTCGTAAAATACCGTGTTTCATACCGAAGTCTACAAGTACAACACGATGGCCACGACCTGGACTTGGATATGGATCTTTCGTTGATACGCGTTTTACATGATCTGTAAAAACTGTCGCTTTTAATTGGCTAACGATGTACTCTACATCCGCATCCATGTTGCAAAGACGTCCACGTAATGTTCCATATTGACGAATTTTTCTCGTTAATTTTCTCGTATCAATTCCTGCTAATCCTGGGATGTTTCTTTCTTTTAAGTAATCATTTAACGAAATTTCATTACGGAAGTTTGATGGGTGATCACAAATTTCGTTTACGATTAAACCATTTACAGATGGGTGAATTGATTCGAAATCGTCACGGTTAATGCCGTAGTTTCCGATTAATGGGTACGTAAATGTTACAATTTGACCGCAATATGATGGATCAGATAATGTTTCTTGATATCCAGTCATCCCAGTTGTAAAAACAACCTCACCTGACTTTTCGATTTCTCCTCCGAAACCTTTTCCAATTAATACTGTTCCATCTTCTAAGATAAGTTGTCTTTTCATACTAATGCACTCTCCTTTTGCCATGCGATCTTACCACCAACGATTGTCATAACCGGCCAACCTTGGCATTTCCAACCTGCGAATGGTGTGTTTTTTCCTTTTGATAAGAATGTTGTTGGATCAATTTCTTCTTCTTGTTCTAAATCAATGATTGTAATATCAGCTGCTCTACCTTCTTTCAGGCGACCTGCTTCTAAGCCGAATGTATCTGCTGGCTTTTCTGTTAAGAATTGAATTAACTGTTCTAGTGTGATAATTCCTTTTTTCACAAGGTTTGTGTATAGAAGTGGGAATGCTGTTTCGAAACCAGTAATTCCGAATGGTGCTCTTTCAATTCCTTGTGCTTTCTCTTCCGCTGTATGCGGTGCATGGTCAGTTGCGATCATATCGATCGTTCCATCTAATAGCCCTTCAATTAACGCTGCATGATCTTCTTTCCCACGAAGCGGCGGATTCATTTTAAAGTTAGGATCAGCTGATGGGATATCATCTTCACATAACACTAAGTGATGCGGTGTTACTTCTGCTGTTACTTTAATTCCCGCGCGTTTCGCATCACGGATTACACGTACAGATCCTTTCGTACTTACGTGACATACGTGATAGTGACAATCTGCTGCTTCCGCAAGTAATATGTCCCGGGCAATATGTACGGATTCACATACTGATGGGATACCGTTTAATCCGTGTTTCTCAGAAAACTTCCCTTCATGTACACATCCTTTATTAATAAGCGTATTTTCTTCACAGTGTGCAACAACCGCCATATTTAATTTCGCTGCACGCTTCATAGCAGCTAGCATCATACTTGCATCTTGTACGCCTACTCCATCATCAGTAAAAGCAAATGCCCCAAGTTCTTTTAATGTTTCAAAGTCTGTCATTTCAGAACCTGCTTGACGTACTGTAATTGCTCCGTATGGTAATACATTTACGTGTGCTTTTTCTTTAATACGCTTTTGTAAATCTTCCATATGCTCTTTACAATCTGGTACAGGGCGCGTATTTGGCATTGCGCAAATTGTTGTAAATCCACCTTTTGCTGCTGCAAGCGTTCCTGTTTCAATTGTTTCTTTATGTTCACCACCTGGCTCACGAAGATGAACGTGTACATCTACTAACCCAGGTGCAATTAACTTTCCATTTACATCAATTACTTCAGCATTATCTGCCGTAATATTTTCTGATACCTTCGCAATTTTACCGTCTTGTACGAGAAGATCTGTTGCTACGATTTTTCCTTCTTCATTCATATAACGACCATTTTTAAACAAATAATTCATGTTTCATTCCTCCTAATACATTTGGTAAGGCGCGTTTTAGTACAGCCATTCTTACGTAAACTCCATTTTCCATCTGCTTAAATATGCGGGAACGCTCACACTCAACAAGTTCACTCGCAATTTCCACATCACGGTTTACAGGAGCTGGATGCATAATAATGCTTCCTTGTTTCATACGTTTTTCTCTTTCAATCGTTAATCCATGTTTTTCATGATACTCTTTCATAATGTCTGTTTCATAATGATCATGACGCTCATGCTGCACACGAAGTAACATCATCACATCAACTTCTGGAACAAGTTCATCTAAATCTTTGTACGTTCCAAATGTGTTTTCTTCATCTTTCCACTCTTCTGGGCTTGCAAAGTAAATCGTTGCCCCAAGTTTCGTTAATGTTTCAGCATTGGATCGCGCTACTCGGCTATGACGAACATCTCCAACTATTGCAATCTTCAAACCTTCAAATCTTCCAAACTCTTGTTTAATTGTTAGAAGATCGAGCAGACATTGCGTTGGATGATTTCCACATCCATCTCCAGCATTCAAAATTGGAATGTTTACTTGATCTTTCAGCTCATCAAAGTAACGATCTTGCTCATGGCGGATGACTACCGCTTTTGTTCCGACTGATTCTAGTGTTCTTATCGTGTCGTATAAAGTTTCTCCTTTTTGTACGCTAGATGAATCTGCTGAAAAGTTTAAAACGTCAAGTCCTAATCTCTTCTCAGCAACTTCGAAGCTAAACCTCGTTCTCGTGCTATTTTCAAAGAACAAGTTTGCTACAAATGTTTGCTCTGTCGTTTTGCTCTCTTTTCCATTCGCAAAATCTTCTGCGTCTTTTAGGATTTCTGAAATTTCTCGCTCCGATAATTCACTCATCGTTAACAAATGGTTCATCGTCATCCCTCATCTTTCTGATTTTTATGATAACACTTTTGTATTTATATAACAATAACTGCATAAAAATACCCTAGCCGTGTGAGACTAGGGTGCAAGAAAGAAGCCACCCTTTCCGGTCTCACAGGACTGAATTAAAAGGTTGTTTTTATGAAGCAATCTGCTTAGATTGTTTTGTTTGTTTTGTTTCTGGTAGTAGTAGATTTAACAGTACGCCTACAATTGCTGCTAGTGCCATTCCTTCTACTTGGAACGATTCTCCTACGTGAAGTACCGCTCCACCAATGCCGATTACTAGTATAACTGATGCAATCATTAAGTTTCGTTTGTCACTTAAGTCTGTTTTTTCATCTACCATCATGCGTAAACCGCTTGATGCGATTACACCGAATAGTAAGATTGATACACCACCCATAACCGGTGTCGGTATGGAGTGAATCAGTGCAGAAATCTTACCGATAAACCCGAACATGATTGCGAATACTGCTGAACCGATGAATAAGTATACACTGTATGCTCTCGTAATTGCTAGTACACCAATATTCTCACCGTATGTTGTATTCGGTGGTCCACCGATTAATGATGCAATTAATGTTGCTACCCCATCACCGAAGATTGAACGATGTAAACCTGGCTTTTCAATTAAATCTCTTTTAATAACATTTCCCAGTACAATTTGATGTCCAATATGTTCTGATATTGTTACAAGTGCAACTGGTACCATTAAAAGTACAATCTTCCATGAAAACTCCGGAGTGTATGTTACAAACGGTACTGTGAAGTCTGGTACGTCAAACCATTTTGCCTCAGCTACCGGCTTTAAATCCACTAGCCCTTGAAAGTAGGCGAAGATATATCCGCCGATGATTCCAAGTAACACTGGTATGATACTGAAAAATCCTCTTCCAAATATGGAGCAAATGATTGTAATTGCTAATGTTACTAATGCTACTGAAAAGTGTGTAATGCTATACTTACCATCCGCACCGTTCATCGCCATGTTCACTGCTGTATGTGCTAAAGCTAAACCGATTACCATTACAACCGGTCCAACTACGATTGGAGGAAGTAATTTCATAATCCACTCTGATCCAGATTTCTTAATTCCGAGTGAGATTAAAATGTACACAAGCCCTGCTAGCAAACCACCAAGCATTGCTGCTCCAGGTCCACCTGCTGTTTTTGCTGTAATAATTGGTGCAATAAAGGCGAATGATGATCCTAAATATGCTGGTACTTGACCTTTCGTTATAAGAAGAAACGCTAGCGTTCCTAATCCACTTGATATTAACGCTACTGACGGATTCAATCCTGTTAAAAACGGAACAAGCACTGTTGATCCAAACATCGCGAACAAATGTTGTATACTTAAAAATAACCATTTTCCCGGTTTCGGTATTTCATTAACGTCTAACACTGGCTTTTGTTCCATTGTTACATCCTCCTTCAGTTTAAATCTTTGCAATAAAAAACTCTTTGTGCCTATGCACAAAGAGTCCTATACTTTCGTATGCCAAATTTGACATATAAAAGCCAAGACCCTTTGGCAGCCTCACAGGACTACATTTAAAAGGGCTTTACTTATCGTATATGCTTACTCGATCTTGTTGATCTGTCTCTTGCAAATCAACTTCGATACGCTCTTCACTTGATGTTGGAATGTTCTTTCCTACATAATCAGCGCGAATTGGTAATTCACGATGTCCTCTATCAACAAGAACAGCCAGTTGGATTTGCGATGGTCTACCTAAATCCATAAGAGCATCCATTGCTGCTCGAACTGTTCTTCCTGTATATAATACATCATCCACAAGGATAACTTTTTTCTTCGTAATATCTACAGGGATATCAGAACCTTTTACAAGTGGTTCTTTATTTTTCGATTGTAGTGTTAAATCATCACGATATAACGTAATATCTAACTCTCCTACTTCCATCTCTTTTCCTTCAATTTGACCAATTCGTTCTGCCAAACGTTGTGCAATAAAAATTCCACGTGTTTTAATTCCGACAAGAACACAATTATCGACACCTTTATTTCGTTCCACGATTTCATGACTAATTCGTGTTAAAGCGCGGCGAATCATTTGGTCATCTAAAACGATAGCTTTCTCTTGCATGCTCTACACCTCCAAGCTTTTTTCTTGCGTGAGAGGAATGGTATAAAAAAAGTCCTCTCAGCGTGTGCGAGAGGACTTTTGAAAAAAGGGTACAGCATACCCTAAGTATTTCAAACCGTTACCTTCTCAACCTCACGGGGCTGTGTTAAAGGATCATTATTTAACTGTTGCCAGTATCTCAGTTTTCTTATGATTTGTCAATACTATTTCCGTAAAATATTTAGTGCTTCTTCAAACACTTCTGGAATCGGTGCCTCAAACTCAATATATTCACCAGTACGAGGGTGTTCAAAACCTAAAATACCTGCATGAAGTGCTTGCCCATTCATATCTAATGTTTTCTTTGGACCATACTTTGGATCCCCTGCAAGTGGATAACCAATATATTTCATATGAACACGAATTTGGTGCGTACGTCCCGTTTCTAAGCGACATTCTACAAGTGTGAAGTCCTTAAAGCGCTCTAACACTTGGAAGTGCGTAACAGCGTTCTTACCATTTTCATCAACTGTCATACTTTGACGTTCTTTCTTATCGCGACCAATTGGCGCATCAATTGTCCCTTTATCATGTGGAATTACACCGTGTACAATCGCTTTATAACGTCTCGTTACCGTTTTGGCTACAAGTTGATTTACAAGTGATTCGTGCGCCATATCATTTTTAGCAACCATTAATAATCCAGATGTATCTTTATCAATACGATGTACAATACCAGGACGCATTACACCGTTAATACCTGATAAATCTGTACAATGATGCATAAGTCCGTTTACAAGCGTACCGCTTGTATGCCCTGGGGCTGGATGTACAACCATACCACGCGGCTTATTTACAACAAGCACATCTGCATCTTCATAATAAATTTCTAAATTCATATCTTCTGGTTGAATATCTAACTCTTCTGGTTCTGGAATTGTTACTGTAATTTCATCATTTACTCTTACTTTATAATTCCCTTTTACCGCTTTCTCATTTACTGTCACAACGCCATCTTTTATCCATTGTTGCACTTGTGTACGTGACCATTCATTGTTGACACCTGCAACGAATTTATCGATTCGCTCGTTTTTTTGTTCTTCTGCAACTGTTACTTGTACTACTTCACTCATTCAATTACTCCTTCATTTTCTTTCCTTCTAATAATGTTTGAATAATAATTAGTACAACTCCAATACATAAAGCTGAATCAGCTATATTGAATACCGGATAGTTGTACGAAAAAATATACACGTGAATGAAATCCACCACTTCTTGTCTAAATACACGATCAATAAAATTGCCAATTGCTCCGCCTAAAATAAGACCTAATGAAACCCCTAGAAGTTTGTCCGTTTTTGCATATCTTTTCATATAAAATACGATAAATCCTACAAAAACAACTGTAATAATGTAGAAGAACCACATTTTATTTTCTAAAATGCCCCAGGCAGCTCCTCTGTTCCGATGTGATGTTATGTATAATACATTATCGATAATCGGGATACTTGTACCTAATTCCATGTTTTTTACAATTAACCATTTCGATATTTGATCGATGGCAATGACAAATAACGCTATTAAATAATATATCATTTTCATTTCCCCCACAAAGACAGTGTACCTCAAAATTTTAGCATAGCTGTTATCTTTTCACAATGTACCTTTATAGAAGAATAAAATAAAATGATAAAAGGTAATATAATATCGTTGTGCGTATTCATACATTTACCCTTTCGTATAAGAATTCCTTAATTGTACGAGCTGTTGGCATCATTTTCATTTGTTTCACAGAAATGTATTCTCCTGTTTCCTCACAAATACCATACATATCAATTTCCATTTTAAACAATGCACGTTCTACATCTTTTAAATCTTCTCTTATATCATGTAAAAACAACTTCTTTTTTGCATCTTCCTTCATTTCATATCCGAATTCTTGTCCGAATTCCACATGATATATGTGCATTGCTTCCTTTGCCAATCGCTCTTGTAATTCTTTTT
The DNA window shown above is from Bacillus clarus and carries:
- the carB gene encoding carbamoyl-phosphate synthase large subunit is translated as MPKRLDINTILVIGSGPIVIGQAAEFDYSGTQACQSLKEEGYKVILVNSNPATIMTDTATADKVYIEPLTLEFVSRIIRKERPDAILPTLGGQTGLNMAVELAKSGVLDECGVEILGTKLSAIEQAEDRDLFRTLMQDLNEPTPPSEIIHNLDEAYGFVNEIGYPVIVRPAFTLGGTGGGICHNEEELIEIVTSGLKHSPVTQCLLEKSIAGCKEIEYEVMRDSNDNAIVVCNMENIDPVGVHTGDSIVVAPSQTLSDREYQMLRNTSLRIIRALGIEGGCNVQLALDPYSFQYYVIEVNPRVSRSSALASKATGYPIAKLAAKIAVGLTLDEIVNPVTQKTYACFEPALDYVVSKIPRWPFDKFESANRTLGTQMKATGEVMSIGRNLEESLLKAVRSLELGIYHLELDHLKELDKETMKKRIIKADDERLFIVAEAIRQGVTQEEINAWCEMDFFFLQKVENIVNMEREVKANVGNMEVLRAAKEMGFSDHYIAAAWNKTEREIYDMRKENNMTPVFKMVDTCAAEFESATPYYYSTYADENESIVTDRKSVVVLGSGPIRIGQGVEFDYATVHSVWAIKEAGYEAIIINNNPETVSTDFSISDKLYFEPLTIEDVMHIIDLEKPEGVIVQFGGQTAINLAAKLEEHGVKILGTSLEDLDRAEDRDKFEAALTKLGIPQPVGKTATTVEQAVAIAEEIGYPVLVRPSYVLGGRAMEIVYRQEELLHYMKNAVKVHADHPVLIDRYMVGKEIEVDAISDGENVFIPGIMEHIERAGVHSGDSIGVYPPQSLSEKLKEQIIEHTIALGKGLNIVGLLNIQFVVFKDEVYVIEVNPRASRTVPFLSKITGVPMANVATKVILGQNLVEQGYGTGYHPEEKEVYVKAPVFSFAKLRSVDTTLGPEMKSTGEVMGKDLTLEKALYKGLVASGINIPTHGSVIITVADKDKEEAMEIAKRFHEIGYNLLATAGTAQSLAEQNIPVQVVNKIDSEDYNLLDIIRQGKAQFVINTLTKGKQPARDGFRIRRESVENGVACLTSLDTTRAILRVLESMTFSAHSMKEITQTKRHEVVHA
- the pyrC gene encoding dihydroorotase, producing the protein MNYLFKNGRYMNEEGKIVATDLLVQDGKIAKVSENITADNAEVIDVNGKLIAPGLVDVHVHLREPGGEHKETIETGTLAAAKGGFTTICAMPNTRPVPDCKEHMEDLQKRIKEKAHVNVLPYGAITVRQAGSEMTDFETLKELGAFAFTDDGVGVQDASMMLAAMKRAAKLNMAVVAHCEENTLINKGCVHEGKFSEKHGLNGIPSVCESVHIARDILLAEAADCHYHVCHVSTKGSVRVIRDAKRAGIKVTAEVTPHHLVLCEDDIPSADPNFKMNPPLRGKEDHAALIEGLLDGTIDMIATDHAPHTAEEKAQGIERAPFGITGFETAFPLLYTNLVKKGIITLEQLIQFLTEKPADTFGLEAGRLKEGRAADITIIDLEQEEEIDPTTFLSKGKNTPFAGWKCQGWPVMTIVGGKIAWQKESALV
- a CDS encoding carbamoyl phosphate synthase small subunit, which produces MKRQLILEDGTVLIGKGFGGEIEKSGEVVFTTGMTGYQETLSDPSYCGQIVTFTYPLIGNYGINRDDFESIHPSVNGLIVNEICDHPSNFRNEISLNDYLKERNIPGLAGIDTRKLTRKIRQYGTLRGRLCNMDADVEYIVSQLKATVFTDHVKRVSTKDPYPSPGRGHRVVLVDFGMKHGILRELNKRDCDVIVVPYNTTAEEILRLSPDGIMLSNGPGDPKDVPEAIEMLKEIIGKVPLFGICLGHQLFALASGANTSKLKFGHRGLNHPVKNLATGKVAITSQNHGYAVEEESVENTDLEITHVALNDGTVEGLRHKKFPAFTVQYHPEASAGPEDANDLFEDFLTMIENFKKEGEELCQNA